One Chryseobacterium wanjuense genomic region harbors:
- a CDS encoding T9SS type A sorting domain-containing protein, which produces MKKALLLLFTSSILWAQNIPELFNTNWYISQMVIGGQTTITPVMDFTVQPSTFAVVSGNNVFTSKYFNVSGIGITFSTIDDTFMKSNSGSCTIADYSGTNMTAVQGYDQKNCDFYGLPSIGNAFSYEIVPNGSGKTLIVTNISNGNKIYYNSFILRTKENETKSAFSVFPNPVKESLTIDNLGNGLSVKVFNMLGQLMYEGKTTDRKIKIDAQKFSTGEYILTIQNHKSYKFIKE; this is translated from the coding sequence ATGAAAAAAGCTTTACTTCTCTTATTCACAAGCAGCATCTTGTGGGCACAAAATATTCCTGAACTATTCAATACCAATTGGTATATTTCACAGATGGTTATCGGAGGACAGACTACCATTACGCCGGTTATGGATTTTACTGTTCAGCCTTCAACTTTTGCAGTTGTTTCCGGAAACAATGTTTTTACTTCAAAATATTTTAATGTTTCAGGAATTGGGATTACATTTTCAACGATTGACGATACTTTTATGAAAAGTAATTCCGGAAGCTGTACGATTGCCGATTACTCGGGAACTAACATGACGGCCGTACAAGGCTATGACCAGAAGAATTGCGATTTTTACGGTCTGCCATCTATAGGAAATGCTTTCAGTTATGAAATTGTACCCAACGGTTCGGGTAAAACATTAATTGTAACAAACATTTCCAACGGGAATAAAATTTATTATAACAGCTTTATATTAAGGACAAAAGAAAATGAAACAAAGAGTGCTTTTTCGGTTTTTCCTAATCCTGTAAAAGAAAGTTTAACCATTGATAATCTAGGAAACGGGCTGTCTGTAAAGGTTTTCAATATGCTTGGGCAATTGATGTATGAAGGAAAAACAACCGATAGAAAAATTAAAATTGATGCTCAGAAGTTTTCAACGGGCGAGTATATTTTAACGATTCAAAATCACAAGTCGTATAAATTTATTAAAGAATAA
- a CDS encoding class I SAM-dependent methyltransferase, protein MKKVTKLLLNKIPRPMLIKMSIWARPLIYKFFKGDQFFDPIDGRSYRKFLPYGYGNQRENALSPGTLSLERHRQMWLYLQNETDFFIKNYKVLHIAPEQEFLRKFKKMRNLDYISADLFSPIVDVKADILDLPFADESFDIIFCNHVLEHIEDDAKAISELYRVLKPGGWGILQVPMKNSLEKTYEDFTIKDPKERQKHFGQYDHVRWYGMDYFDRLRKAGFETEPNFYSQNFTEEEIKKYGLRKNEILPVVYKK, encoded by the coding sequence ATGAAAAAAGTCACTAAACTCTTATTAAATAAAATTCCACGTCCGATGCTTATCAAGATGAGTATCTGGGCGCGGCCGCTTATTTATAAATTCTTTAAAGGAGATCAGTTTTTCGACCCGATTGACGGAAGGTCTTACCGGAAATTTCTTCCCTACGGCTACGGAAATCAGCGCGAAAATGCATTGTCTCCCGGAACATTAAGCCTGGAAAGACACCGTCAGATGTGGCTGTATCTTCAGAATGAGACTGATTTTTTTATTAAAAATTATAAAGTTCTGCACATCGCTCCCGAGCAGGAATTTTTAAGAAAATTCAAAAAAATGAGGAATCTGGATTATATTTCAGCCGACCTTTTTTCCCCGATTGTAGACGTGAAAGCGGATATTCTGGATCTTCCGTTTGCCGATGAAAGTTTTGATATTATTTTCTGCAATCATGTCTTGGAACATATCGAAGACGATGCGAAGGCAATAAGTGAATTATACAGGGTTTTAAAACCCGGAGGATGGGGAATTTTGCAGGTTCCGATGAAAAATTCTCTGGAAAAAACCTACGAAGATTTCACAATTAAAGATCCAAAAGAGCGTCAGAAACATTTCGGACAATACGATCACGTTCGCTGGTACGGGATGGATTATTTTGATCGGTTGAGAAAAGCCGGTTTTGAAACAGAACCTAATTTTTATTCTCAAAATTTCACGGAGGAAGAAATCAAAAAATATGGGCTGAGAAAAAATGAAATTCTGCCTGTAGTCTATAAAAAATAA
- the map gene encoding type I methionyl aminopeptidase, whose protein sequence is MIQLKTIDELRLMKESARLVSKTLGMLAKEIKPGITTLHLDKLAHDFIKDHGAEPAFLGYGGFPYSLCISPNDQVVHGFPNNDVVKEGDVLSVDCGVILNGFVGDHAYTFEIGEVNPETKKLLKVAKESLYKGIEQCIRGKRIGDISYAIQRHCEKEGYGVVKELVGHGLGRKMHEDPQVPNYGRQGSGKVIKDGLAIAIEPMINLGTEKVKFHNDGWTVTTLDNQPSAHFEHDVAVINGKPVLLSTFQYIYDALGIESDEEKAFQLDF, encoded by the coding sequence ATGATTCAATTAAAAACAATTGACGAGTTACGTCTTATGAAGGAAAGTGCCCGTTTGGTTTCAAAAACATTGGGAATGTTGGCAAAAGAAATCAAACCAGGGATTACCACTTTGCATTTAGATAAATTGGCCCATGATTTTATTAAAGATCACGGTGCCGAACCTGCTTTTTTAGGATATGGAGGTTTTCCGTATTCTTTGTGTATTTCCCCGAACGATCAGGTTGTTCACGGGTTTCCAAACAATGATGTTGTCAAAGAAGGTGATGTACTTTCTGTAGATTGCGGCGTTATTTTGAATGGTTTTGTGGGCGATCACGCCTATACTTTTGAAATCGGAGAAGTAAATCCTGAAACAAAAAAACTTTTGAAAGTTGCTAAAGAATCTTTATACAAAGGGATTGAGCAGTGCATCAGAGGAAAAAGAATCGGGGATATTTCTTATGCTATTCAGAGACACTGTGAAAAAGAAGGATATGGAGTGGTAAAAGAGCTTGTAGGACATGGTTTGGGAAGAAAAATGCATGAAGATCCTCAGGTTCCGAATTACGGAAGACAGGGCAGTGGAAAAGTGATCAAAGACGGGTTAGCCATCGCCATCGAGCCGATGATCAATCTGGGAACGGAAAAAGTGAAGTTCCACAATGATGGCTGGACGGTGACAACCCTTGATAATCAACCTTCTGCACATTTCGAACATGATGTAGCGGTGATCAACGGAAAACCGGTGCTGCTTTCTACATTCCAGTATATTTATGATGCTTTGGGAATCGAGAGCGACGAAGAAAAGGCTTTCCAATTGGATTTTTAA
- a CDS encoding BT0820 family HAD-type phosphatase, with the protein MMSNKKIAVDFDGTIVDDAYPAIGKPKIFAFETLRRLQGEGYRLILWTYRHGKTLDEAVEFCKQNGIEFYAVNSSFEGEVFDSETQSRKLDADWFIDDRNLGGFPGWGEIYNIIQERIEFRVEGKEVLAYSKLKKEKKRGLFW; encoded by the coding sequence ATGATGAGTAATAAAAAAATTGCTGTAGACTTCGATGGAACCATCGTAGATGATGCTTATCCGGCAATTGGGAAACCGAAAATTTTTGCTTTTGAAACACTGAGAAGGCTTCAGGGTGAAGGATACAGACTGATACTTTGGACATACAGACACGGAAAAACGTTGGACGAGGCAGTAGAATTCTGCAAACAAAACGGCATCGAATTCTATGCTGTAAACTCAAGTTTTGAAGGAGAAGTTTTTGATTCTGAAACTCAATCAAGAAAGCTCGATGCAGATTGGTTTATTGATGACAGAAATCTTGGTGGATTCCCAGGTTGGGGTGAGATCTACAACATCATTCAGGAAAGGATAGAATTCCGTGTAGAAGGAAAAGAAGTTCTTGCCTATTCAAAACTTAAAAAAGAAAAGAAAAGAGGATTATTCTGGTAG
- a CDS encoding acyl-ACP desaturase, translating into MYQALVRKEVMGILEKEVGSFLDKFLTPIEKIWQPSDYLPDPSSDNFRYDLDEIQTFAREMPYDLFVTLIGDCITEEALPSYESWLMGVDGIDQEKKEVGWANWIRAWTAEENRHGDLLSKYLYLCGRVNMREVEITTQYLINDGFDLGTSMDPYRNFVYTSFQETATNISHRRVGTLAKQSGNGKLAKMCGVIAADEARHAKAYKHFVAKILEIDPSEMILAFEDMMRKKIVMPAHMMRQSGQMAGELWGHFSDAAQRCMVYTGQDYINILKDLLDEWKIEHVKGLTEKAEKAQEYLMKLPGRLQKITDRISTPDLQFQFNWVKS; encoded by the coding sequence ATGTATCAAGCGCTCGTAAGGAAAGAAGTAATGGGAATTTTGGAAAAGGAAGTAGGTTCTTTTCTGGATAAATTTTTAACGCCTATAGAAAAAATCTGGCAACCTTCTGATTACCTTCCGGATCCGTCGAGCGACAATTTCAGATACGATTTAGATGAGATCCAGACTTTTGCACGTGAAATGCCTTACGATTTATTCGTAACATTAATTGGTGACTGTATCACTGAAGAAGCTTTACCATCATACGAATCTTGGCTGATGGGTGTAGACGGAATCGATCAGGAAAAGAAAGAAGTGGGCTGGGCAAACTGGATAAGAGCCTGGACTGCCGAAGAAAACAGACATGGAGATCTTTTAAGCAAATATCTTTACCTGTGCGGAAGAGTGAATATGAGAGAAGTGGAAATCACGACTCAGTATTTAATTAACGACGGTTTCGATCTGGGAACAAGTATGGATCCTTACAGAAACTTCGTGTATACAAGTTTTCAGGAGACGGCTACCAATATTTCTCACAGAAGGGTAGGTACACTGGCAAAACAGTCCGGAAACGGAAAGCTAGCAAAAATGTGTGGTGTAATTGCAGCTGATGAGGCAAGACACGCAAAAGCATACAAGCATTTCGTAGCAAAAATCTTAGAAATTGATCCTTCGGAAATGATCCTGGCGTTTGAAGATATGATGCGTAAAAAGATCGTAATGCCGGCTCACATGATGAGACAATCCGGACAGATGGCGGGTGAACTTTGGGGACATTTTTCTGATGCAGCACAGAGATGTATGGTGTATACCGGACAGGATTACATCAATATTTTAAAAGATTTGTTGGATGAATGGAAGATTGAGCATGTAAAAGGTCTTACTGAAAAGGCCGAAAAGGCTCAGGAATATCTAATGAAATTACCAGGAAGATTACAGAAGATCACCGACAGAATTTCAACACCTGATTTACAATTTCAGTTCAATTGGGTGAAAAGTTAG
- the gpmI gene encoding 2,3-bisphosphoglycerate-independent phosphoglycerate mutase, with translation MSKKAILAILDGWGLGMNPDVSAIDKANTPFIDSCYQKFPHTTLEASGLAVGLPVGQMGNSEVGHMNLGAGRVVYQNLVKLNMAVENGTLGQEKVIQDAFEYAKRENKKVHFIGLVSNGGVHSHINHLKGLLTAAKEFGLNENVFVHAFTDGRDCDPHSGKGFIEELQKHMEATTGKLATVVGRYYAMDRDKRWERVKIAYDALVEGVGDQTTDALPAIQKSYDENITDEFMKPIIMIDSTAIGNVVPVAKIVDNDVVICFNFRTDRGREITEVLSQKDFPEYFMRKLNLYYVTLTNYDKTFQNVHVVFDEEVLHDTMGEILEKNHKTQIRIAETEKYPHVTFFFSGGRETEFVGEKRLLCPSPKDVPTYDLKPEMSAYDITNAIVPELENETADFICLNFANTDMVGHTGVFEAAVKAAETVDKCIEKVAMTAYEHGYAVFILADHGNSDVMINPDGTPNTQHSTNLVPFIVMDKDHTWNLKSGKLGDVAPTILKVMGIPIPEVMTGDILVS, from the coding sequence ATGTCAAAAAAAGCAATATTAGCGATCCTTGACGGATGGGGATTGGGAATGAATCCGGACGTTTCTGCAATAGATAAAGCAAATACACCATTTATAGATAGTTGTTACCAAAAATTTCCGCACACGACACTTGAAGCGAGTGGTTTAGCGGTAGGACTTCCTGTAGGACAGATGGGAAATTCTGAGGTGGGACACATGAATTTAGGAGCCGGAAGAGTCGTTTATCAAAACCTTGTAAAGCTGAATATGGCAGTTGAAAACGGAACGCTGGGTCAGGAAAAAGTCATTCAGGACGCTTTTGAATATGCTAAAAGAGAAAACAAAAAAGTACATTTCATCGGTTTGGTTTCCAATGGGGGAGTACATTCTCATATCAATCACCTGAAAGGTCTTTTAACAGCCGCAAAAGAATTTGGCTTAAATGAAAATGTCTTTGTACACGCTTTTACAGACGGTCGCGACTGTGATCCGCACTCAGGAAAAGGATTTATCGAGGAGCTTCAGAAGCACATGGAAGCAACCACCGGAAAATTGGCAACCGTTGTCGGCAGATATTACGCAATGGACAGAGATAAAAGATGGGAACGCGTGAAAATCGCTTATGATGCCTTGGTAGAAGGTGTTGGAGATCAGACAACAGATGCTTTGCCGGCCATTCAGAAGTCTTACGATGAAAATATCACCGATGAATTTATGAAACCCATCATAATGATTGATTCTACGGCTATCGGGAATGTAGTTCCTGTCGCAAAAATCGTTGATAATGATGTAGTAATTTGCTTCAATTTCCGTACAGATAGAGGGAGAGAAATCACAGAAGTGCTTTCACAGAAAGATTTTCCGGAATATTTCATGAGAAAGCTGAACCTTTATTATGTGACTTTAACCAATTATGACAAAACATTCCAGAATGTACACGTAGTTTTCGATGAAGAAGTGTTGCATGACACAATGGGTGAAATTTTGGAAAAAAACCATAAGACACAGATCAGAATTGCGGAAACAGAGAAATATCCTCACGTTACGTTCTTCTTTTCAGGAGGCAGGGAAACAGAATTTGTGGGTGAAAAAAGATTACTTTGTCCAAGCCCGAAAGACGTTCCGACATACGATTTAAAACCGGAAATGTCAGCCTATGACATCACCAATGCCATCGTTCCTGAGTTGGAAAATGAGACAGCAGATTTTATTTGTTTAAATTTTGCTAATACAGACATGGTAGGTCATACAGGCGTTTTTGAAGCAGCGGTAAAAGCAGCCGAGACAGTAGATAAATGCATCGAAAAAGTTGCAATGACAGCCTACGAACACGGATATGCAGTTTTCATTTTGGCAGACCACGGAAATTCTGATGTAATGATTAATCCTGACGGAACACCAAATACGCAACATTCAACCAATCTGGTGCCTTTCATCGTAATGGATAAAGACCACACCTGGAATTTGAAATCGGGTAAACTGGGAGACGTTGCCCCAACAATTTTGAAAGTAATGGGAATCCCAATTCCGGAAGTAATGACGGGAGATATTTTAGTTAGCTAA
- a CDS encoding tetratricopeptide repeat protein — protein MRFLILLFPFFLFAQQKITPTVIDNRLEKSNALLFEGQTDNMIKLNLSILEDSKRINYPKGKVYACYNLALAFSMQYRYNKSNYYLKLMESEFKNLDDEDEEISMNLLYSMNYKGIKMYDEALKKLRKNIVLANNIKVDSTRYSSNAMTLVEMAKNYIEKKSYDSATYYGKRVIEEVKKPKNLNSGLNTSLKIALLILAEAKVKENKIDSAEFYIKSAQSVLIVLGNNEFRTFKLLGEINEAKKQYDSAIMDYKKAIDLAAKVKNLKKLLELYSLMSGIYEKTGEKDNEKKYALKYNTLNDSLKIIEEANLKDTVDLLVEEKQKPMEDRNNLLLYIIFAAGIVSIIFIFLVNKRIRKKNKILNVKEQETKVLTQKLNVAFEEVILLAKNNDPEFMTRFQEVYPNFFPKLLQIEPQLQNSELKFCALLFLNFSTKDIATYTFVQPQSIQIRKNRLRKRLNISSGEDLYIWMKNVNSN, from the coding sequence ATGAGATTTCTTATTTTACTTTTTCCTTTTTTTCTGTTTGCTCAGCAGAAGATTACTCCAACAGTTATTGATAACAGGCTGGAAAAATCTAATGCTCTTCTTTTTGAAGGTCAAACAGATAACATGATTAAATTAAATCTTTCAATACTGGAAGACTCAAAGCGTATTAATTATCCCAAAGGAAAAGTATATGCATGCTATAATTTAGCTCTTGCTTTTTCTATGCAGTACAGATATAATAAAAGTAATTATTATTTGAAATTAATGGAATCTGAGTTTAAAAATTTGGATGACGAGGATGAAGAAATTTCTATGAATTTATTATACAGCATGAATTATAAAGGAATTAAAATGTATGATGAAGCATTGAAAAAACTCAGAAAAAATATAGTACTGGCAAACAATATAAAAGTAGATTCTACCAGATATTCCTCAAATGCCATGACTTTGGTTGAAATGGCTAAAAACTATATTGAGAAAAAGAGCTATGATTCTGCTACTTATTACGGTAAGAGGGTTATTGAAGAGGTAAAAAAACCTAAAAATCTGAATTCGGGTTTGAATACAAGTTTAAAAATTGCACTTTTAATCTTGGCTGAAGCAAAGGTTAAAGAAAATAAAATTGATTCTGCAGAATTTTATATAAAGTCAGCTCAATCTGTACTTATTGTATTGGGCAATAATGAATTCAGAACATTTAAGCTTTTAGGTGAAATTAATGAGGCGAAAAAACAATATGATTCAGCCATTATGGATTATAAAAAAGCAATAGACCTTGCTGCAAAAGTAAAGAATTTAAAAAAACTATTGGAATTATATAGCTTAATGTCAGGAATATATGAAAAAACAGGTGAAAAGGATAATGAAAAAAAATATGCGCTTAAATATAATACTCTTAACGATAGCTTAAAGATAATAGAGGAGGCAAATCTAAAAGATACCGTCGACCTTCTGGTAGAAGAAAAGCAAAAGCCTATGGAAGACAGGAACAACCTTTTACTTTATATTATATTTGCAGCAGGTATAGTTTCTATCATTTTTATTTTCTTAGTGAATAAGAGAATACGCAAAAAAAATAAAATTCTCAATGTAAAAGAGCAGGAAACCAAAGTATTGACTCAAAAGCTGAATGTTGCTTTTGAAGAAGTGATTCTATTGGCTAAAAATAATGACCCGGAGTTTATGACAAGATTTCAAGAAGTTTATCCTAATTTTTTTCCAAAACTGCTACAAATTGAACCCCAATTACAAAACAGTGAATTAAAATTCTGTGCTTTATTATTTCTGAACTTTTCTACCAAAGACATTGCTACATATACATTCGTACAACCACAGTCTATACAGATCAGAAAAAATAGACTGAGAAAAAGACTGAATATTTCCTCAGGAGAAGATCTGTATATCTGGATGAAAAACGTCAATAGTAATTGA